TCGGAAGCTCCCTCGCCGGCTATTCTAAGAAACCTTGTCGGCGCGGGAGTAAGAGTAAGGTCGCCGGAGCCGGAACCGAAACCGGACTCTCCATTCCCCAAAGATAGGACCAAAAGATCCTCCACCCCATTACAAAACGGGAACTCCTGCTTATTATTCAGCACGTGTGTTATCGCCGCCGCAGCTGGATTGTTCATGGCCACCCCACCTTCTACCGCCAGGATTTTCGTCCTCTCATCCACTGACTTCATTCCTACTGCTCCCACAACCGTCGGATCAGCCGACGTTGCGTAACACACGTCTTTCATCTTGAAATCATAGCCGTCCATTTCCAATGCATCAGCGCGGGAAAACAAGAATGGCGCGTTGGAACAGAGATCGTAGCAGGGTATCAAAATCGGCTTCAAGGTATCTTTCAAAGTCTGCTCCCCGAAAGTTTTGCTCAACAGTTTCTTCACCTTCGATGGACGGAAAAGTCGACGGAATATTCCCTGAGGCGAGGAGGGAAAGAGTTTCCGACGGTTTTTCAGAAGGAACTGAAGAGCTTGGTCTGCAGTAAAAATGGGAGCGCCGTTTTCAGCGCGAGTAAACAACAATGCGGCGAGAATCGCACCAGCACCAGAGCCTGCAACAACGTCGAAATACTGGGCAATGACAGCATTGGGATTCCCCGACTTTTGACGGAGAAAAGTCTGGAGGGTAAGGAGGGATTGGGCGGCCAATATACCATCGGAAAAGCTCCCACTGTCAATGGATAGGATTCTTACTTTCCCGGAAATCTGATTTCCAGATTTCAAGTGATCTTCTTCATGGGTTTTTGCAGCAGCATTATTCTCGTGATCACcgaaaagaaatttgttttcaagGATGGAGAAGATCTGGTTAGTAAGGGAGTCGACTTCGTTAATTAGAAGAGCCATCTGGTCAAACAATTAAAGATATGAGAATGAAAGAGGTGttttacttttaatttgtttGGATTCAAGATGGGGAGAGAGAGTGGGAATTGGAATTGAAAGAAGTAGACAAGTTGATTGGACTTTGGAGACCTTACATATATATACTACATACACGGTGATGGAATTGGAAGAAGAATGAATAATAGATAAATTTAAAAGGAATATAACAAAAAAGAGTAAAATTGTCGACTGTTGAGGAATTCGTGCgtttacttttattatattttattataaaggaaATTGAGAGTGAGAAAGGAAGAACCCAGGAACATTCTTTTCACTGAAGATTAATCGGCGAGTTTTTGTTTGTAAGGAATTTTGACTCGCTATGCAGTTAGAATTTAAATTAgaatagtatttttatttagcgtaaattatacaaaatagtcacccattattaaaattttttattttaggtactcaaaataaaaatttataatttaaatattcatGTTATATAGTTCGGTCATTTTAATTACTCCAGTTAAAATCACAAGCTGACATGAAAgttaaaaaatgtataataataaatttaactctcaatttttacatattatattaatttagtcataattttaaaaaatcaatcct
The sequence above is drawn from the Gossypium hirsutum isolate 1008001.06 chromosome A05, Gossypium_hirsutum_v2.1, whole genome shotgun sequence genome and encodes:
- the LOC107958505 gene encoding patatin-like protein 7; amino-acid sequence: MALLINEVDSLTNQIFSILENKFLFGDHENNAAAKTHEEDHLKSGNQISGKVRILSIDSGSFSDGILAAQSLLTLQTFLRQKSGNPNAVIAQYFDVVAGSGAGAILAALLFTRAENGAPIFTADQALQFLLKNRRKLFPSSPQGIFRRLFRPSKVKKLLSKTFGEQTLKDTLKPILIPCYDLCSNAPFLFSRADALEMDGYDFKMKDVCYATSADPTVVGAVGMKSVDERTKILAVEGGVAMNNPAAAAITHVLNNKQEFPFCNGVEDLLVLSLGNGESGFGSGSGDLTLTPAPTRFLRIAGEGASDMVDQAVSMAFGGSGNGSKYVRIQGTPNVKPNSKSEAVMSITKEMLGQRNVESHLFKGKKRSEVTNLEKLEMMGGELIKEQERRKTSILPTVVLKQKQSAATPRTSSASATTISSTPSSCSLDHQN